The Stieleria maiorica genome includes the window ATGTCCGTGCTGGCGTTCGTCGCGGGGGCCGAGCAACACGTCGCGTCGACTCCGCTTGCCACCAAAGCCTGGCATCATGTCACGCTGGTCCGTGACGGGGATACGGTGAGGGTTTACTTGGACGGCAAGGGGAAACCTGAGCTGGAAGTCGAGTCGTCGGTGCTGACGGGGACGACGAAGGCGGAACTGGTCTTCGGACAATTCGATGGCAAGCTGGATGACGTCGCGGTGTTCGCGCGTCCGCTGTCGGCCGACGAATCAAGCGAACTGTATCGCACGTCGAACATGCAACCGCCGCAGCGTCCCCGGCGACCGGTCGTGCAAGGAGAAAAACCATCCGATGCCGATTCGCTGAAACGTTATGCCGACCAGGTGCGTGCTGCGAACCCGCTGGCGTATTGGCGGCTGCACGATGACAACCGCGACGCGGCCCACGACTTGGTGGGTGGAAACCATGGCCGCTATGAACCCAACGCCGGACCGCGTCAGCCAGGTTCCGCCACGCCTAACTTTTCCGGCGGCCGTGTGTTGGCGGGCGTTTCGAAACTGGACGATCAATACAGCGTCGAATTCTGGTTCCGCAACGAGATGCCCATCACCAGCCGACCGGTCACCGGATATCTGCTGACCCGCGGTGTCGACGGAGCGGGCGGTGCTCCCGGTGACAACCTTGGTATCGGCGGGACCTATTCTGCGACCGGCCGCTTGTTGGTCTTCAACGGAAATGAACGCAGCGAACTTGTCAGCGGACGGACGTTGCTGGTCCCCGGCAGTTGGAACCATGTGGTCTTGTCACGTGATGGGGAAAAGGTGAGGGTCTTCCTGAACGGAGAACTAGAAATCGACGGCCAATTGCCGAAGACCTATCCGCCGGGCTGTGCCGAATTTCAAATCGGTGGCCGCAACGACAATTTTGCCAACTTTCAAGGCATGATCGAGGAAGTGGCGGTCTACGATCGGCCGCTCTCGCGTGAAGAAGCCCACTCGCATTTCGTCACCGCCGGCGTCAAACCGACCACCGCTGTGGCTGCCTCGATACCCGACCAAGCGGCGGCGGAACCGACGCCAACCGACGCAGACGATTCGCTGGAACGCATTCATGTTCGCGAAGGATACGAGGTTCAATTGGTCGCCAGCGAGCCGCAATTGAATGACCCCGTTGCGATCGATTGGGGGCTCGATGGAAAACTGTGGGTGGTGGAAATGGCCGACTATCCGCTGGGCATGGACGGTCAAGGCAAGCCGGGCGGTCGGATTCGCATGTTGGAAGATCGCGATGCCGATGGACGCTACGAAACATCCACGTTGTTTGCCGACGGGCTGAGTTTTCCTAACGGAATCCTGGTCTGGGGCGACGGCGTATTGGTGACGGCCGCGCCCCAGATTCTTTATTTGGAAGATAGCAACGGAGATGGCAAAGCCGACGTTCGCCGTCCGCTGTTGAATGGGTTCTTGGAAGGCAACCAACAATTGCGAGTGAACGGTTTGCGTTGGGGGCTGGACAACTGGGTTCACTGCGCCAGCGGCAGCCATCATTCGGGGTACGGCAAAGGCAACCAGATCACGTCGGCGATGACGGGCAAAAGTTATCAAGTCGGAAGCCGCGATTTCCGCTTTCGCCCCGACACCGGGGAAGTCGATCCACAGAGCGGGCCGTCACAGTATGGACGCAACCGAGACGACTGGGGCAATTGGTTCGGTGTGCAGAACAGTCGTCCGCTTTGGCACTATGTCTTGGCCGACGAAGACATCCGCCGCAATCCGCACTTCGCGCCGCCGGATCCGAAACATCAAGTCGTCACGCCGGTCAATCCGCCGGTGTTCCCCGCAGCGCAACTGCAGAAACGGTTTCACAGCTTCAACCAATCCGGCAGATTTACGTCGGCCTGTTCGGCGATGGTTTATCGGGATGACTTGTTGTTTTCCATTCGCGACGACGAACAACACGCATTTACCTGTGAACCGTTTCACAACCTGGTCCAACACAACATCATTTTCGACGATGGGGTCAGCTTTGGTTTCCGCCGTGATCCGGCCGAAGATGTCGTAGATTTTTTTGCCAGTGAAGACCGCTGGTGTCGGCCGGTGATGGTGCGTACCGGCCCCGACGGCGCGTTGTGGGTTGTCGATATGTACCGCTACATGATCGAACATCCCCAATGGCTGCCGCAAAACGGCAAAGATGAACTGCGCCCGTATTATCGGCTGGGCGAAAATTTTGGGCGAATCTATCGGGTGGTTCCGGCCGGTGAGAATCCGAAACTGCCGAGGATCGAAGAGACGACCGAGCGACTGCTGACCGCCATGACCAGCCCCAACGGTTGGCAGCGAGACGCGGCGCAGCGTGAATTGGTTCGCAGCGGGAACCGGGCGGCGGTTTCCATTTTGGAATCGATGGCAACCATGGATCCAAGCCCACGAACGCGGCTACAGGCCCTGTGCACATTGAACGGACTGCAGCAACTGAACGCAGACGTCTTGCAGTCGGCTCTGCGCGATCCGCACGCGGGCGTCCGCCGCCAAGCCGTGCGGCTGGCAGCACAGCATCGCATTGATGTCGCCCCGCTCGTCTCCCTTGTTGACGACAAAGACGCCAAGGTGCGACTACAGCTAGCGGCGACGCTTGGAGAATACGATGATCCCCGGGCGGCCGCGGCACTGGTTGCTCTGGCAAGCCATCCCGCAGCGGAATCGTACCTGATTGCCAACGTGATGGGTTCATTGAGCCAGCGGAACATCGCCGACGTGCTCGGTGAGTTTCTGACGCGGACGGAATTTGCTGCCGCCCCGTCGACCGCGGAACGTACGCTGCAGCCCATCTTGTTCGCGCAGGTCGCTGCGTTGGGGGATGCCCGGGCGATCGGTCTGGTCACGGCCAGACTGTGCGATGGCACGGATGAATCGCTCACGCCGTGGCAAATCTCGGGTCTGGCGGATCTGCTGGACGGACTGGGCAAGCGTCGTTTTCCGATCGCGCAGCTCTCTGATCAGCATCAACATGCCATTGATCAAACGATCCGGCAGGCGCGGCGTGTGCTCTCCGATGGCCCGCAAAGTTTGACTCCTTCGGCCGCCGCGTCGTTGCGGCTGTTGTTGCGACAGCAGGAATCTTTCGACGATGATTTGCAACGTCTTTCCGATTTGTTGATTCCACAATCGACCGTCGAGTTGCAGCTTGCAGTGGTCGATCAATTGGCAAGTCCGCCCCGTGTGTACGACGTAGATGAAGGGTCTGAGAAGGACGTCGAACGACAGTCAAATGACCGCTTGTCAAAGGTTGCGGACGCATTGCTGGGCGGTTGGTCGTCGTTTGGCCCGGCGGTCCGCTCCCGTGTGCTTGATGTCCTGGCTGGTCGCGAGGTGTGGAGTACGGCGTTGTTGGCGGAGGTGCGTTCGCAACAAATCTCCGCGGGGGAAATCGATCCGGCGATTCGTGAACGGCTGTTGGCGACCAAAGACAAAGCCCTGCGAGCGAGTTGGACCGAAATGTTTGCTTCGTCGACGACTCCGGATCGCAAGCAAGTGATCGAAGACTACCAATCTGCGTTGACGCTGACCGGCGATGCCGACCGGGGCCGAAAGCTGTTCGCCAAGAGCTGCGCGGCCTGTCACCGGCTGGGGCAAGTCGGGCATGACGTCGGCCCCAACCTGGCATCGATTACCGACAAACGACCGCATGTGCTGTTGGCGAACATCCTGGACCCGAGTGCCGCGGTCGAGGCACGCTATTTGACGTACATCGTGTTGACCGAAGACGGTCGCGTCCGCAACGGGTTGTTGGGGACGGAGACCGGCAGCAGTATCACGCTGCTATCCAACGAAGGGAAACGGGAAACGGTGCTGCGGTCGGAGATCGAGGAACTGCGGGCGTCGGGGAAATCGTTGATGCCCGATGGATTGGAAAAGGAGCTATCACCGCAAGACGTTGCCGACCTGATCGCCTTGTTGCGGTCGGAGGGCAAGTAGCTGTCTAGCGTAGGACCATCGCGTTTCGAGTGTACGATGGCCCTTCCGGGCCGTCGTCTCTCGCTGCGATGCAGCGAGGGGGAATCGCCTAAAGGCTAGACACCAACGTGCGCTGGAGTGCGTCGCTGCGCCGCGTACGATGGCCCTTCCGGGCCGTCGCCCGTGGGGCTCGGTGCGACGACCTAGAAAGGACGTCGTACCCCCCCTTCCGCCGACCACTTGATGCTTGATCGGTCAGTTCATTTCCTGTGGGTTCCTGCCCTCGTTTCGCAAACAAAAAAAGCCGGCTTTGCGTTTGAATCGCAAAGCCGGCGTTGTCGATTGAAGCGGAACCCTTGGTGAATCAGGCTACAGTGCCGGTGTGGTGTACGGTTCGACGTCGCCCACCATGTGGAAGTGGTTGTGGTCGATGTAGACGACTTCGACGGCTTCGCGATCGTGCAGGGTGTGCGGCACGGGATAGCCGATCGTGGTCTTCTCTTCGAAGTAGATCGTGCACTTGTAGTGTGCGTGGTGCAGTTGGGCCGGTCCGATCAGCGGATAGAACCGCGGCGGATCGACGTAGTCGGCGATCTTCTCTTTGATGATCCGCACGTCGTTGCGTTGCTTTTCGTACAACAGCGGGATACCGCCTTGGACGGGGCGAGCGCTTTCGAGGGCGTGCATCACTTCGTCGTCGCTGGGCGGATCCAAAGCGACCGGGGCGCCACCGGAGGTGGTCGGGCCCAGGATCGGAACTCGGTCGTAGCGTTCTTTCTTCCAGAAATCCTCTTCAGCCTTGTGCTGGTAGTACGGGCTGACGGGGATCGGGAATCCTAGGAATCCCAGGTTGTAGTTCGTGCCGACGCCCCAGCATCCGGTCGTTCCGATGGCAACGCAGGCCATCGTCACGAAGCTGACTTTGCGTGCGAGAGACGAAAGGGCACTCGCACCTTTCATGGCCGAATCCAGACGCTCTGCCTGGGCGGCGTTGTTTGATTGACTGTCCGTCGTGTTGGTCATCCGAGCAACCTTCCCTGGTGTTCGATAACGAGACCGCGCGTTCTAGCGCGATTGGGTTCCGCTTGTACAGACAGTTATCGTGTGAACTTATGCGGATCTTGCGGGTAAATCAGGAGTTTTACCGATTCCGTGGCCGGCGTGCAGTTTCACGGACGCAATGTTGCACGGCCAGCGGCCGCCAAGCTTTCACAAAACCCTCCCTGGCAGAGGGAATGCGGTTATTAGGTCGTTGATCGTCAACGGTTTCCATTGTTTTTCCCGGCCGCCCGGAACCACAGGAGGTCAAAACCCACGGATGGCAGGGCGAACCCACGGATCCCCGACCGCATCCCATCCGTGGGTTCGCGCTGCCATCCGTGGGCTTTCTCGATTCCCTCAGACCTCCACCCCAAAATGCGTGACCGCAAAGAAAAACCTTCCTGCATGAGAGGGCGTCTCCTTCACTTGACGCGTCACGGCTGCATTTGATCTCGTTCCAAGAGCGATGGCAGGCTGGAAGCCCATCCCACTGCAGCATGTTCGATAAACCATAAAAAAAGCCGCGAGGAACTGTCTTGTTCCCCGCGGCAGCGATTTCCAGAACTGTGGCTGGAGTCTCTGTCCATCGACCGATTTCGCCTTAGCGATCGGTGAAGTCCAGGAACCACCATCCATCGTCCCATTCCAGTGACACCTTACGCCATCCCAGCGGGACTTGCGGGTAGGGATAGAAGGGGCCGATGTAAGGCCATGCCGAAGGGCTGTACTGTTGAGGGTAAGTCAACGCAGCGTAGTTCGGGTAAGATGCGTAGCCTGGCCAAGCGTAGTTGGGCAGGTTGGGAGCGTCGTAGCGAGGTGCTCCGACACCCATGCCGTGATTCATGGCGACCGGGGTGCCTTGCATCGGCATGCCCATGGCGGGGGCGCCCATCACGGGTGCCGAGGTTTGTGCCATCGGAACCGGTTGGTTCGTCTGGTACGGTGCGGCCATGGCGGGAACTTGGTTCCCGTTGACCGGTGCCATCCGGTTGCTGGCCAATTGGGCCGGGATGCCGGTGTTTTGGCTGAGTGCCGGTGCGGGCTGGCCGATCACGGTGATCGCTTGGTCAATCCCTTGAACGCCGGGGGCGGATTCAGCAATGCTGATGATCCGCTGGCGTTGTTCGGCCGAACGGGCGCGGCCTTCGATCGAGACGATCCCGTCCAGGCATTTGACGTCGACGCCAAATCCTTTCAGTCGGCCATCTTTTTGGGCTGCACCGAGAGCTTGCACGACGCCGGCGACGACTTGTTGGTCGCTCAATCCGGCGGGGGCTGCCAATTCAACTGCAGCGGTCGGTTGAACTTGGCCCGGAGCGATCTCCAACGCGGCGACGCGCTGGGGAGCTTTGGCGGTCAGTTCATCGGTCTGCAGCAGGTCGGTCGTCAGCATGTTGCGGAGCGACTGGTCGCTGTCGGCGACCGCCGGCTCGGCGGGCTGTGACGCTGCGGCGACTTCGGGCGTGGAATCCGCCTTGACCGCGACTTCGTCGACGACCTTGGTGATTCCTTCAACGCCTTCGGCCGCTGCAAGGACAAGCTGTTTTTGTTCGTTCTCGCTGACACTGCCGCGGAACAGGACGACGCCCTGATCCACTTTCATGTCAAGCGTAAAGTCTTTGAGGGCACCGGAGTCACGGTTGCCTTTCAAACGGGTCATGATTTCTTCGGCGATCTCTCTGTCGCCGCCAAAGGCCGAACCTGGGCCCAACGCGGTGATCGCAGCGATCGCCAATCCGAGATACTTTCGTCGCATGGGAAATGCCTCCTACAGTTCCAAATCGCTCCGGCCGGTGACGTTCTCAAGAGCCGCCCGCGACGTTCGCGGGACTCTCCATCACGGGTGGCACAACGCCTACGGAAAATCCGTGTCGGACCGGTGTTGCTGTAGATTTCGGCGCATCCACCTGCTAGCAGGTAGGTTTTTTCGGATTTTGCCGTCGAATCAAGCGTGCGAAGCCGTAAAGATTACCTAGCTTGCCGCAGAGGCCACCGAATCGATCGCCGCTCGCAATTCGGCCACGAATTTGGCCACCGCGTCGGCCGCATCCACCGCTTCGGGATGTTCGGCAATCCGCCGCACGACCGCCGATCCGACGATCAGCCCGTCGGCCACCGGCGCCAATTTGGCGGCGATGTCCGCGCCGCTGATTCCGAACCCGATGCAAATCGGCAATTCCGTCTGTCCCCGCAACCAACGGACACTCTCCAGCAGATCGGCGGGCAATTCGTTGCGCTCACCCGTGATGCCGGTCACCGAGACGTAGTACAGAAACCCCGAGGACGAATTCGCGATCTGGACCTGCCGCTCGCGAGGCGTGGTGGGGGTGACCAGTTGGATCAGGCTGAAATCTTCGTCGCGACAGATCTTGGACAACTCGTCAGCCTCTTCGACCAACAGGTCCGGCACGATCGCCCCGGCGTATCCGGCCGCCTTGGCCCGCCGGACGTATTCCTGCAGCCCGACCCGATAGATGATCGCATAGCTGACCATCGTCACCAGCGGCATTCCCAGCCCCGCGGCCTTGTCCTGTCCCAGCTGGAACGCCTGTTGAAGCCGAAATCCGTGGTCGAGCGCGCGTTGATAGGAGGCTTGAATCACCGGGCCGTCGGCAACCGGGTCGCTGTAGGGGATGCCGATTTCAGCCAGATCCGCCCCCGCAGCGGCCAACCGCTCCAGAATCACGCCCGTCGCCTCGATATTCGGATCGCCCGCGGTGATGAACGGCATCAACGCCTTGCGCTGTTCAGACTTCAATCGGGCAAACAAATCGTCGATGGCAGACATGGGCTGGCGTCAACCGTTTTGATGGGAAAAGGGGAGGCGGCAATGGGAACGCGAAAGCGTACTCCAAACCAGGGGCTTCGTTTAGACCCCCAGGAATTGGAGTGCCGGGCCGTCGCTACGCTCGCCAGCGCGTGGAACGAGGTACTGGATGCGGGCGTGAGGCGGAGCCTCATAGACAGGGTGTTCCAAGGCGGAGCCCGGGAACAAGGGTGGGGTTAGGGGGAATCGAACGAGCCCACGGATGGCAGCGCGAACCCACGGATCCCTGACCGCATCACATCCGTGGGTTCGCGCTGCCATCCGTGGGGATTGACTTGGTGTCGTGGCTGGGAGCGTCTGTATTCAGCCTGGACTCGATCGCCGCGGCCAGCATCATCAGTTGCATCCACTGGCCCAGCGAATGGGTGTCCAGCACCGGCAATGTGATTCGGTTTTGCCGGATCCCTACATCTGCGAGCTGCTGGTCGATCGTCGCGGCAATGTGTTGTTGTGTTTGCCGAACCGATTGCGAATCATCGCCGCGCCGCAGCGGGTTTTCTGGCGTGACCGGCAGCGGGTCGGTGCGGATCGCCGCCACATCGACGTGGTTACAGACCAATGGCTCGCCGCGAAGGCACCCCGATTCCAGCTGCTCGTTCAACACCGACCTGCCGAACTCGGTCGCCACGTCGATCGGCCAGTGGTGGGGATGCAGACACTGCAGCCAGTCTTGAAAACCGGTTAGGCTGCGGGCCCACCAAGCGGACAGACGCTTGCACTCCGCCGATCGGTCGTCGCCCGTCGCCGCCGCCCGGTTGGCCGCCACAAACCGCAGCACCAGATTTCGTTCAAACGGCTCCTTGCGAAAATTTTCGTTGATCGCCGCAGCCCCGACCAGCAATTGAATGCAGTCCAGGCCTAGGAACGCGGAGGAGAGCAGGCCCAGCGGAGTGAAAACGCTGGAGCGATTCTCGATGGAATCGGGCACGCGTAAGGACTGGTCGAACCCGTGCGAGGCAAGTCGCTGGGCGATCGGGCCACCTGAAAGGGAATGGACCGGGCCGATCGCGGTGACCAGCCGTGCGCGAAGCTCGGGAGCGATCGACGGCGTGTTTGATATCAGTGTTTCGACCAAATGATTCAACACGTAACGTGGCGAATCAGAACGCCCCGCGGCATCGGCCGCGATGATCGCCCAAGTCCGATCGGCAACCCCGTCACCGTACCCGCCGGCGGATAAGCGGCCGATCAAGGATTGCAACTGGTCGTTGTCCAAATCATCGCCGGCAAAATAAATCCGGGGTTTGCTGCCACGTGCGGCACGAGTGGTTTCGTTGTGAAACGGGTCGCAACAGGCTGCGGCGATCGCGCGAGCCCCCAGAAATCCTCCGCCGGATCCGGTCATCACCACCGCGTCGATGTGGTCATGCAAGCCGTTGGCGATGCGAAAGATATGCCCCAATTCACTCGTCTCGCGGTGTTTCTCGTACGCCAGCAACTGCTGTTCGGGCAGGGCAAAGAACGGCAGATCCGCCGCCAGCCGCGGACACAAATTCGCTTCCAACTCGAAATCCACCGCGTTGGCGTCGACGAAGACATCACGCGCCGATTCGAGCGACGCCGGCAATTCCTCGGGCAGGGAGGTTTCGGAACATTCCAGGCGGATCAACGGCATTCGGGGTTCTGAAGCAAAAGATGACGGAAGTCGGCAATCGAGGAATTCAAGGATCGGCGATAGCCTAATCCTCTGTCGCAGCTTGGTTTTCGGGTAGTGGACGAGGCGACGAGTCCATTCGTCTAGCGAACTGCAAGGACTCCTCGCGTCGTCCACTACGGCTTACCCCAGGATGAAGACGAGACGGAATCCTAGACGCCAACCAAAGCCACGCCCACCGGGAAGTGGCCCACTTTGGAGGACGCCTGGTCTGGGCTAACATTCTGTCTTCAAACCGAAGGACATTTTGCCCGCGTCCGCCGCACGGCGGCCGCCTTTTATTCACACGCCCCGTCGCCTCCAGAATCCAATCGCTCCCAGAATCATGACCGAAGTTCGCCGCAAACCTGTCGTTTTGATTGTCCGTGATGGCTGGGGCGAGAACCCTTTTCCGGAGTGGGACAAGGCCAACGCAGTTGTCCAAGCCAAGATCCCGGTCTCCGATGCCCTGATGCAGCAGTACCCCAACGTGCTGATCAAAACCTCGGGCGAAGACGTCGGGTTGCCCGCCGGCGTGATGGGCAACAGCGAGGTCGGTCACCAGAACATCGGCGCCGGTCGGATCGTGGATCAAGAAGTGATGCGAATCACGCGTTCGATCCGCGAAGGAGCATTCTTTAAGAACGAGGTCTTGTTGGGGACGCTGGAGCACGTTCGCCAGACCGGCGGCAAACTGCACATTTTGGGATTGATGTCCGATGGCCGCGTTCACAGCGACTTGGAGCACGCGTTGGCCGTCGTCGACATGTACAAGGACAGCGGATTACCGGCGGACCGGTTGGTCGTTCACGCGATCACCGACGGGCGCGACACCTCGCCGACGGGAGGCTTGGGCTATGTGCAACAAGTCCAAGACAAACTGGATCAGTCCGGGGTGGGCCGGATCGGAACGGTCGTCGGGCGCTTCTACGCGATGGACCGCGACCTCCGCTGGGAACGGGTTCAAACCGCCTATGACGCCTTGACCAAGGGGGCCGAGCGGACGGC containing:
- a CDS encoding neutral/alkaline non-lysosomal ceramidase N-terminal domain-containing protein, producing MKTLPGAFLLFFIVSPMLAGADDAARSQGLSAGAASVDISPRTLPAIRNGGFLQAVWNRVDDPLHARCLVLRDGNETVAIAIVDSCMIPTDICDAIKAKVAERIGLAKNRILISATHTHSAPSVMSYCLGTSRDEAYIDFFVPQVAQAIVKAHQNMRPAKIGWTSVDAAEHTNCRRWITRSDRIRNDPFGASTVRAMMHPGYLNPDYVSPAGPIDPQLSVLSVVATDNDSPICLMANYSMHYFGSSSGFSADYFGEVARSLEEKLSSPADAERLFVGIMSQGTSGDLHWMDYAQPHRPINRADYAKSIAEKVMAAYLDIQYRSDLTIAMDETRMKLRRRVPDAERLAWARTFNEKRGDRPPKDRQEVYAQQAEWVDQNRETEVVLQAVRIGELGITALPNEVYGITGLKLKQQSPLSSTFNLELANGAEGYIPPPEQLRLGGYTTWPARTAGLEVEAEPKIVEGVLSLLESVSGKKRRPTIDPPNAYSRAVVQTRPTAYWRLGDIVVDRATDAMGSHHATYQGGVALYLPGPDASGIGAATNRSVYFAGGSLHANIDSLPDEYSVSLWFWNGLTGGQGQPPGTLVSRGSDAPQDVLSIVNDEHGMSVLAFVAGAEQHVASTPLATKAWHHVTLVRDGDTVRVYLDGKGKPELEVESSVLTGTTKAELVFGQFDGKLDDVAVFARPLSADESSELYRTSNMQPPQRPRRPVVQGEKPSDADSLKRYADQVRAANPLAYWRLHDDNRDAAHDLVGGNHGRYEPNAGPRQPGSATPNFSGGRVLAGVSKLDDQYSVEFWFRNEMPITSRPVTGYLLTRGVDGAGGAPGDNLGIGGTYSATGRLLVFNGNERSELVSGRTLLVPGSWNHVVLSRDGEKVRVFLNGELEIDGQLPKTYPPGCAEFQIGGRNDNFANFQGMIEEVAVYDRPLSREEAHSHFVTAGVKPTTAVAASIPDQAAAEPTPTDADDSLERIHVREGYEVQLVASEPQLNDPVAIDWGLDGKLWVVEMADYPLGMDGQGKPGGRIRMLEDRDADGRYETSTLFADGLSFPNGILVWGDGVLVTAAPQILYLEDSNGDGKADVRRPLLNGFLEGNQQLRVNGLRWGLDNWVHCASGSHHSGYGKGNQITSAMTGKSYQVGSRDFRFRPDTGEVDPQSGPSQYGRNRDDWGNWFGVQNSRPLWHYVLADEDIRRNPHFAPPDPKHQVVTPVNPPVFPAAQLQKRFHSFNQSGRFTSACSAMVYRDDLLFSIRDDEQHAFTCEPFHNLVQHNIIFDDGVSFGFRRDPAEDVVDFFASEDRWCRPVMVRTGPDGALWVVDMYRYMIEHPQWLPQNGKDELRPYYRLGENFGRIYRVVPAGENPKLPRIEETTERLLTAMTSPNGWQRDAAQRELVRSGNRAAVSILESMATMDPSPRTRLQALCTLNGLQQLNADVLQSALRDPHAGVRRQAVRLAAQHRIDVAPLVSLVDDKDAKVRLQLAATLGEYDDPRAAAALVALASHPAAESYLIANVMGSLSQRNIADVLGEFLTRTEFAAAPSTAERTLQPILFAQVAALGDARAIGLVTARLCDGTDESLTPWQISGLADLLDGLGKRRFPIAQLSDQHQHAIDQTIRQARRVLSDGPQSLTPSAAASLRLLLRQQESFDDDLQRLSDLLIPQSTVELQLAVVDQLASPPRVYDVDEGSEKDVERQSNDRLSKVADALLGGWSSFGPAVRSRVLDVLAGREVWSTALLAEVRSQQISAGEIDPAIRERLLATKDKALRASWTEMFASSTTPDRKQVIEDYQSALTLTGDADRGRKLFAKSCAACHRLGQVGHDVGPNLASITDKRPHVLLANILDPSAAVEARYLTYIVLTEDGRVRNGLLGTETGSSITLLSNEGKRETVLRSEIEELRASGKSLMPDGLEKELSPQDVADLIALLRSEGK
- a CDS encoding BON domain-containing protein, translating into MRRKYLGLAIAAITALGPGSAFGGDREIAEEIMTRLKGNRDSGALKDFTLDMKVDQGVVLFRGSVSENEQKQLVLAAAEGVEGITKVVDEVAVKADSTPEVAAASQPAEPAVADSDQSLRNMLTTDLLQTDELTAKAPQRVAALEIAPGQVQPTAAVELAAPAGLSDQQVVAGVVQALGAAQKDGRLKGFGVDVKCLDGIVSIEGRARSAEQRQRIISIAESAPGVQGIDQAITVIGQPAPALSQNTGIPAQLASNRMAPVNGNQVPAMAAPYQTNQPVPMAQTSAPVMGAPAMGMPMQGTPVAMNHGMGVGAPRYDAPNLPNYAWPGYASYPNYAALTYPQQYSPSAWPYIGPFYPYPQVPLGWRKVSLEWDDGWWFLDFTDR
- the trpA gene encoding tryptophan synthase subunit alpha, with translation MSAIDDLFARLKSEQRKALMPFITAGDPNIEATGVILERLAAAGADLAEIGIPYSDPVADGPVIQASYQRALDHGFRLQQAFQLGQDKAAGLGMPLVTMVSYAIIYRVGLQEYVRRAKAAGYAGAIVPDLLVEEADELSKICRDEDFSLIQLVTPTTPRERQVQIANSSSGFLYYVSVTGITGERNELPADLLESVRWLRGQTELPICIGFGISGADIAAKLAPVADGLIVGSAVVRRIAEHPEAVDAADAVAKFVAELRAAIDSVASAAS
- a CDS encoding glucose-6-phosphate isomerase, with translation MPLIRLECSETSLPEELPASLESARDVFVDANAVDFELEANLCPRLAADLPFFALPEQQLLAYEKHRETSELGHIFRIANGLHDHIDAVVMTGSGGGFLGARAIAAACCDPFHNETTRAARGSKPRIYFAGDDLDNDQLQSLIGRLSAGGYGDGVADRTWAIIAADAAGRSDSPRYVLNHLVETLISNTPSIAPELRARLVTAIGPVHSLSGGPIAQRLASHGFDQSLRVPDSIENRSSVFTPLGLLSSAFLGLDCIQLLVGAAAINENFRKEPFERNLVLRFVAANRAAATGDDRSAECKRLSAWWARSLTGFQDWLQCLHPHHWPIDVATEFGRSVLNEQLESGCLRGEPLVCNHVDVAAIRTDPLPVTPENPLRRGDDSQSVRQTQQHIAATIDQQLADVGIRQNRITLPVLDTHSLGQWMQLMMLAAAIESRLNTDAPSHDTKSIPTDGSANPRM